A single Populus alba chromosome 7, ASM523922v2, whole genome shotgun sequence DNA region contains:
- the LOC118059604 gene encoding rust resistance kinase Lr10 — MYGNIEEFLQSHDHNLTLIRYSYSEIKKITCGFNDKLGEGGYGSVYKGKLRSGRFAAVKILRKEKGNGQEFINEVATIGRIHHCNVVQLIGFTVEGSKRALIYEFMPNGSLEKYIFSRQGSIPLSNHKLYEISLGVARGIEYLHQGCDIQILHFDIKPHNILLDENFTPKVSDFGLAKLYPTSASVVSLTMARGTMGYMAPELFYKSIGGVSYKADVYSFGMLLMEMVGRRKNLNALADHSSQMYFHSWIYDQVNEGRDILEDQATEQEKNTIKKMTIVALWCIQLKPIDRPSMHRVVQMLEADIESLQMPPKPFLVPQQTSNDDRINMANPTSLRDASNVCSIDSSYQFGR, encoded by the coding sequence ATGTATGGTAACATTGAAGAATTCTTGCAAAGTCATGATCATAATCTCACGCTTATAAGGTACTCTTACTCGGAGATTAAGAAGATAACTTGTGGATTCAATGACAAGTTAGGTGAAGGAGGTTATGGTTCGGTGTACAAAGGAAAGCTTCGTAGTGGTCGTTTTGCGGCTGTAAAAATTTTGCGCAAAGAAAAAGGTAATGGGCAAGAATTTATCAATGAAGTTGCCACCATTGGAAGAATTCATCATTGCAATGTGGTGCAACTCATAGGCTTTACTGTTGAGGGCTCAAAACGTGCCCTTATATATGAGTTCATGCCTAATGGATCTcttgaaaagtatattttttcgAGGCAAGGAAGCATACCGCTAAGCAAccataaattatatgaaatttctCTTGGGGTGGCTCGTGGCATTGAATATCTACATCAAGGTTGTGACATACAGATTTTGCATTTTGACATCAAGCCTCACAACATTCTTCTTGATGAAAATTTCACTCCAAAAGTCTCAGATTTTGGACTTGCGAAATTGTATCCAACTAGTGCTAGCGTTGTGTCCCTCACTATGGCTAGAGGAACAATGGGATACATGGCTCCTGAGTTATTTTACAAAAGTATCGGAGGCGTCTCTTACAAAGCCGATGTCTATAGTTTTGGGATGTTGTTGATGGAAATGGTTGGGAGAAGGAAAAATCTGAATGCATTGGCAGATCATTCAAGCCAAATGTACTTccattcatggatttatgaccaGGTTAATGAAGGAAGGGATATACTTGAAGATCAAGCAACAGAGCAGGAaaagaacacaataaaaaagatgactATTGTGGCATTATGGTGCATACAATTGAAGCCTATTGATCGTCCCTCGATGCACAGAGTTGTACAAATGCTTGAAGCAGATATTGAATCTCTACAAATGCCTCCTAAGCCTTTTCTCGTTCCACAACAAACATCAAATGATGATAGGATCAATATGGCTAATCCAACAAGTTTAAGAGATGCGTCGAATGTTTGTAGCATCGATTCTTCATATCAATTTGGTCGTTGA